A genome region from Rhizobium favelukesii includes the following:
- the repA gene encoding plasmid partitioning protein RepA, whose amino-acid sequence MNMAPAFIEDLDFDREILEQGELISDKLNMLRLEQYPPNALKGLRRFSSAEVADFLGVTQNHIKKLHLEGKGPEPQVSGSGRRSYTAEQMMELRQYLDKHGRSDFKKYVPQRRRGEDLQVISVVNFKGGSGKTTTAAHLAQYLALTGHRVLAVDLDPQASLTALHGIQPELDRNLSLYEALRYDEERKSIKELIRPTNFPGLDIVPANLELQEYEYETPLAATGRHQPEGKLFFTRISQALKEVDDRYDVVVIDCPPQLGYLTLTSLSASTAVVITVHPQMLDVMSMSQFLLMLGGILESIKAAGASVNLKWFRYLVTRYEPTDQPQAQMVGFLQALFNKRMLKHQMLKSTAISDAGITKQTLYEVEKSQFTRSTYERALESLNAVNGEIASLIHSAWGRK is encoded by the coding sequence ATGAACATGGCTCCAGCCTTTATCGAAGACCTCGACTTTGACAGGGAAATACTTGAGCAAGGCGAGTTGATCTCCGACAAGCTGAACATGCTGCGGCTCGAGCAGTATCCTCCAAACGCGCTGAAAGGGCTACGCCGCTTTTCGTCTGCCGAGGTCGCTGATTTTCTGGGCGTTACGCAGAATCACATTAAGAAGCTCCACCTCGAAGGGAAGGGGCCAGAACCGCAAGTATCGGGGTCCGGTCGTCGTTCGTACACTGCCGAGCAAATGATGGAACTGCGGCAGTACCTCGACAAACATGGCCGCTCGGATTTCAAGAAGTATGTGCCGCAACGCCGCCGCGGCGAAGATCTTCAGGTCATCTCTGTCGTGAACTTCAAGGGTGGCTCGGGCAAGACGACGACTGCGGCTCACCTCGCGCAGTACCTTGCACTGACCGGCCACCGCGTTCTTGCGGTCGATCTCGATCCGCAAGCCTCATTGACGGCCCTCCATGGCATCCAGCCGGAACTCGACCGCAATTTGTCTCTGTACGAGGCGCTGCGTTATGACGAAGAGCGCAAATCGATCAAGGAATTGATCCGCCCCACGAACTTTCCGGGCCTTGATATCGTACCCGCAAATCTCGAGCTCCAGGAATATGAGTACGAGACGCCGTTGGCTGCTACCGGCAGGCACCAGCCGGAAGGCAAGCTCTTCTTTACGCGTATCTCGCAGGCGTTGAAGGAAGTTGACGACAGATACGATGTTGTCGTCATCGACTGCCCTCCACAGCTTGGCTATCTGACCCTCACTTCGCTCAGCGCCTCGACGGCAGTTGTCATCACGGTTCATCCGCAGATGCTCGACGTGATGTCGATGAGCCAGTTCCTGCTGATGCTTGGCGGCATTCTCGAATCGATCAAGGCAGCGGGGGCTTCCGTCAACCTCAAATGGTTCCGTTACCTGGTGACACGCTATGAGCCGACAGATCAGCCACAGGCTCAAATGGTTGGTTTCTTGCAGGCCTTGTTCAACAAACGAATGCTCAAGCATCAGATGTTGAAGTCGACCGCGATCTCCGATGCTGGGATAACCAAGCAAACCCTCTATGAAGTCGAGAAGTCGCAATTTACGCGCTCGACCTACGAGAGGGCGCTCGAAAGCCTGAATGCGGTCAATGGCGAGATTGCTTCCCTCATCCATAGCGCATGGGGGCGAAAGTGA
- the repB gene encoding plasmid partitioning protein RepB, which yields MARKNLLAHITATIGDDAERGANSDTEARASYTRRGASRSMIQSLDELAETSMRILDGDTIIALDPVELDGSFVADRIGDDDQAYSSLKEAIRQSGQSTPILVRPHPSDDGRYMIVFGHRRARVARELGVKVRAVVKPLADIEHIIAQGQENTARADLTFIEKAIFAGKLLRSGLSKDVLKSALTADDSLLSRMLSVADVVPDVVLDALGSAKGVGRDRWEELKKLVLNPAAAARARELVQEEMFLSQTTDETRFQHLVVALKAAQKAGKRAKQKSAPAAWMPADQSVSVVARQKPNSLVMEFGNPKGKSFGKWLSGNMDSLFEQYSKANGEQETGD from the coding sequence ATGGCTAGAAAGAATCTCTTGGCACACATCACGGCGACGATCGGTGACGATGCCGAGCGCGGCGCAAATTCTGACACCGAAGCTCGTGCTTCCTATACGAGACGAGGTGCGTCCCGCTCGATGATCCAATCGCTGGATGAACTTGCCGAAACGTCGATGCGCATTCTCGACGGAGATACCATTATTGCGCTTGATCCTGTTGAACTTGACGGGTCGTTTGTCGCCGACCGAATTGGTGACGACGACCAGGCCTATTCCAGTTTGAAAGAGGCGATTCGCCAGTCTGGTCAGTCGACACCGATTCTCGTGCGTCCCCATCCGAGCGATGACGGGCGCTATATGATCGTCTTTGGTCATCGACGAGCACGAGTTGCACGTGAGCTGGGTGTCAAGGTCAGGGCAGTGGTCAAGCCGCTCGCTGATATTGAACATATAATCGCCCAGGGGCAGGAAAACACCGCAAGAGCCGATCTGACCTTTATCGAAAAGGCGATCTTTGCAGGCAAGCTGCTTCGCAGCGGCCTGTCGAAGGATGTTCTTAAGTCGGCTTTGACAGCCGACGATAGCCTCCTATCTCGCATGCTGTCGGTCGCGGATGTTGTTCCGGACGTGGTTCTTGATGCGCTTGGATCTGCCAAAGGCGTCGGCCGAGATCGCTGGGAAGAACTGAAGAAGCTCGTATTAAATCCGGCGGCCGCGGCGCGCGCTAGGGAACTGGTACAGGAAGAGATGTTTCTCTCCCAGACGACCGACGAGACCCGATTCCAGCACCTGGTTGTAGCCCTCAAGGCTGCGCAGAAGGCGGGCAAGCGCGCAAAGCAGAAATCAGCGCCAGCCGCATGGATGCCGGCTGATCAGTCGGTCAGTGTGGTCGCACGGCAAAAGCCAAACAGCCTTGTGATGGAATTCGGGAATCCCAAGGGCAAGTCCTTTGGGAAATGGCTCTCCGGCAACATGGATAGCCTCTTCGAGCAGTACTCGAAAGCGAACGGGGAACAGGAAACAGGAGACTAA
- the repC gene encoding plasmid replication protein RepC, which yields MQGGHVTTPFGRRPMTLALVKRQVAVTGMTPGKSVDKWSVLRDVSEARGVLGLQDRSLAVLDALLSFYPGNELRQDAQLIVFPSNAQLTLRAHGIAGAALRRHLALLVEAGVIIRKDSANGKRYARKGGAGEIENAFGFDISPMLMRAEELAGMAQQVAADRVAFRRARENLTICRRDVRKLITAALEEGAFGDWEMIEEVYLGLVSRIPRLPTLAEVAAILDEMDLLRDEIVNTLEMQQKTQDIGTNDAHDERHIQNSNTEFINELEPRSEYEQSERLSESRPPKSEPNQTVPLGLVLKACPDICAYGPGGAINSWRDLMSAAVLVRSMLGVSPSAYQDACEAMGQEDAAVAIACILERGDQINSAGGYLRDLTRRTERGEFSPGPMLRAQLRSNGKMEQVSGVRPKSRDAEVRTQKRADPVQTRLHVQGFVIENFTSAAPPKREAERDLASR from the coding sequence ATGCAAGGTGGACATGTAACGACGCCCTTTGGGCGGCGGCCGATGACGCTTGCCCTGGTGAAACGACAGGTCGCTGTAACAGGAATGACGCCAGGCAAGTCGGTCGACAAATGGAGCGTCCTTAGAGACGTTTCGGAGGCCAGGGGAGTGCTGGGATTGCAGGACCGCAGCCTGGCGGTTCTCGATGCGCTGTTGAGCTTTTATCCGGGTAATGAATTGCGCCAGGACGCGCAGCTTATCGTCTTCCCATCCAATGCGCAGCTGACGCTGAGGGCCCACGGCATTGCGGGGGCGGCGCTTCGCCGTCATCTGGCACTCCTTGTCGAGGCGGGAGTGATCATTCGCAAGGATAGCGCCAATGGCAAGCGCTATGCCCGCAAGGGTGGGGCAGGGGAGATCGAAAACGCATTCGGCTTCGATATTTCGCCTATGCTCATGCGCGCCGAAGAACTTGCCGGCATGGCGCAACAGGTTGCAGCCGATCGCGTTGCGTTCCGCAGGGCAAGGGAGAATCTCACGATTTGCCGGCGTGACGTCCGCAAGTTGATTACCGCGGCTCTTGAGGAAGGCGCATTCGGAGACTGGGAGATGATTGAAGAGGTTTATCTTGGTCTCGTCAGCCGCATTCCGCGCTTACCAACACTTGCCGAAGTTGCTGCCATCCTGGACGAGATGGACCTCCTTCGCGATGAGATCGTCAATACGTTGGAAATGCAGCAGAAAACTCAAGATATTGGCACCAATGATGCTCATGATGAGCGCCACATACAGAATTCAAACACCGAATTCATCAATGAACTTGAACCTCGCTCTGAATACGAGCAGAGCGAGAGGCTGAGTGAAAGTCGCCCTCCAAAGAGCGAACCGAACCAGACGGTCCCGTTGGGACTCGTGCTGAAGGCCTGCCCGGATATCTGTGCCTATGGGCCGGGCGGTGCGATCAACAGCTGGCGGGATTTGATGAGCGCGGCCGTCCTCGTCCGTTCGATGCTTGGCGTCAGTCCGTCGGCCTATCAGGACGCGTGTGAGGCCATGGGGCAGGAGGATGCTGCAGTCGCAATTGCCTGCATTCTGGAGCGAGGCGACCAAATCAACTCGGCTGGTGGATATCTGCGGGATCTGACACGCCGAACCGAGAGGGGAGAATTCTCGCCCGGTCCGATGCTGAGGGCGCAACTGCGCTCAAATGGCAAAATGGAGCAGGTTTCCGGTGTGCGCCCGAAGAGCCGCGACGCAGAGGTCCGGACTCAAAAGCGAGCGGATCCCGTTCAGACGCGGTTGCATGTTCAGGGCTTCGTCATCGAAAATTTCACCTCCGCCGCCCCTCCTAAAAGAGAAGCGGAAAGAGATTTGGCGAGCAGATGA
- a CDS encoding NYN domain-containing protein, giving the protein MPSETRSPRLAVLIDADNTSAKISDGLFEEVAKIGEASVRRIYGDFSGTRSKGWADVLAKHAIIPQQQFAYTTGKNASDITLVIDAMDLLHSGRFDGFCLVSSDSDFTRLAARIREQGVDVFGFGEQKTPESFRQACRRFVYTENLLPGAIKDEQSTASADKPLQPASAAVPLIKKVLSQEDTEDGWVNLGTVGKQLLNLAPDFDPRTFGFRKLSDLIRKTNQFEVRQAEGRPISIRVKQRGRK; this is encoded by the coding sequence ATGCCATCTGAAACTCGGTCACCGCGCTTGGCGGTCCTGATCGACGCCGACAACACTTCGGCCAAAATCTCCGACGGGCTGTTTGAAGAGGTCGCCAAGATCGGCGAGGCGAGCGTCCGCCGGATCTATGGCGATTTCTCCGGCACGCGCTCGAAGGGGTGGGCGGATGTGCTGGCAAAGCATGCCATCATTCCACAGCAACAGTTTGCCTATACGACGGGAAAGAATGCCTCTGACATCACTTTGGTGATTGATGCAATGGATTTGCTACACAGTGGCCGCTTCGACGGCTTCTGCCTCGTTTCGTCGGACAGTGATTTCACGCGACTTGCCGCCCGGATTCGCGAGCAGGGCGTCGATGTGTTCGGCTTCGGCGAGCAGAAGACGCCGGAGAGTTTTCGCCAAGCCTGCCGGCGGTTCGTCTATACCGAAAACCTACTTCCCGGAGCCATCAAGGACGAGCAGAGCACTGCGTCTGCCGATAAACCCCTGCAGCCGGCCAGCGCCGCCGTGCCCTTGATCAAAAAGGTGCTGTCACAAGAGGACACCGAAGATGGCTGGGTCAATCTGGGCACCGTCGGCAAGCAACTGTTGAACCTGGCGCCGGACTTCGACCCACGCACCTTTGGCTTCCGAAAACTCAGCGATCTTATCCGTAAGACAAATCAGTTCGAGGTTCGCCAAGCCGAGGGCCGTCCCATCAGCATCCGTGTGAAACAACGAGGCAGAAAGTAG
- a CDS encoding cold-shock protein: MATGTVKWFNATKGFGFIQPDDGSADVFVHISAVERAGMRGPNDGQKITYELVKDRKSGKMSADNLQA, translated from the coding sequence ATGGCGACCGGTACAGTAAAATGGTTCAATGCGACGAAGGGTTTCGGCTTCATTCAGCCGGACGACGGCAGTGCCGATGTCTTCGTTCATATTTCGGCGGTGGAGCGGGCTGGAATGCGCGGTCCTAACGACGGCCAGAAGATTACCTATGAGCTGGTGAAGGATCGCAAGTCCGGCAAGATGTCGGCCGACAACCTGCAGGCCTAA
- a CDS encoding type II toxin-antitoxin system Phd/YefM family antitoxin has product MTSTVTAAAVSKNFGAYQDAAVREPVIITKNGRPRTVLIAYEDYLRLAKRDRRVELTTALGDDELAAIEASEMEPGLDHLNAELLTDKHAAD; this is encoded by the coding sequence ATGACGTCGACTGTGACCGCCGCTGCAGTGTCGAAGAATTTTGGAGCCTATCAGGATGCGGCCGTGCGCGAGCCGGTGATCATCACCAAGAACGGTCGACCGCGCACCGTTTTGATCGCCTATGAGGACTATCTCCGCCTGGCAAAGCGTGATCGTCGGGTCGAGCTGACGACGGCGCTCGGTGACGATGAGCTTGCCGCGATCGAGGCGTCTGAGATGGAACCGGGTCTCGATCATCTCAATGCCGAACTGCTGACGGACAAGCATGCTGCCGACTGA
- a CDS encoding mRNA interferase PemK, whose translation MLPTEPKVGWVFSYSYLSHWQHLEGREEGDKDRPALVLAIVATLDDGTPVVRVLPITHSPPSDPRDAVEIPPATKLRLGLDDERSWIVLTESNRFIWPGPDVRPIDGETGYYGALPPALFGEVKRRFVELARAGHHRATARSE comes from the coding sequence ATGCTGCCGACTGAACCGAAAGTCGGCTGGGTCTTCAGCTATTCTTATCTTTCGCATTGGCAGCATCTCGAAGGTCGGGAGGAGGGCGACAAGGATCGCCCGGCTCTCGTTCTGGCAATTGTTGCCACCCTCGACGATGGAACGCCAGTTGTTCGGGTTCTGCCCATTACGCATTCGCCTCCGTCCGATCCGCGAGACGCTGTTGAAATCCCGCCAGCCACCAAGCTGCGCCTCGGCCTCGATGACGAACGCTCCTGGATTGTACTGACGGAGAGCAACCGATTTATCTGGCCCGGACCCGACGTCAGGCCGATCGACGGTGAAACCGGCTATTACGGGGCGTTGCCACCGGCCCTGTTTGGAGAGGTCAAGCGCCGGTTTGTCGAACTGGCGCGGGCTGGGCATCATCGCGCAACGGCCCGCAGCGAATAG
- a CDS encoding UPF0158 family protein: protein MAVDFSELLDAFEFVSSVGSGENTAYLCKETGKIYWHSDWADDVEELPDVEDSEKYIPIPEKRELDLGKPLVLKFARHHLPDDCDKVREIFSRAGAYARFKDLLEHRHAIDRWYAFEQKATEDALRTWCEDNDIEVSG from the coding sequence ATGGCGGTGGACTTCAGCGAGCTTCTGGATGCGTTCGAATTCGTGAGCTCCGTCGGAAGCGGCGAAAACACGGCTTATCTGTGCAAGGAGACGGGCAAGATCTACTGGCATTCGGACTGGGCGGACGATGTCGAAGAACTGCCTGACGTGGAGGACAGCGAGAAATACATCCCCATTCCGGAGAAGAGAGAACTCGATCTCGGCAAACCGCTGGTGCTGAAGTTCGCGCGCCACCACCTGCCCGACGATTGCGATAAGGTTCGGGAGATCTTCAGCCGGGCCGGTGCCTATGCCCGCTTCAAGGATCTGTTGGAGCACAGGCACGCCATCGATCGGTGGTACGCCTTCGAGCAAAAGGCCACGGAAGACGCTTTGAGGACCTGGTGCGAGGATAACGACATCGAAGTCAGCGGTTGA
- a CDS encoding oxidoreductase, producing the protein MNKTNLGVALVTGASTGIGYATAAVLQNAGFRVFGTSRRLSAQRSDGVFMLTCDVTDDTSVAKLVDDVLAEAGRIDLLVNNAGMGLLGGAEESSMTQAKSLFDVNVFGVFRVTNAVLPAMRRQGKGRIVNLSSVQGFIPAPYFALYSSTKHAIEGYSESLDHELRAFGIRVSLVEPAYTRTSFEDNLAKPDQLLDIYDSARAGMNVIVGKAMEKGDAPDVVAKTVLAAATDAAPKRRYAAGKMARQVSFLRRFVPALAFDKSLRKQLGLPV; encoded by the coding sequence ATGAACAAGACCAATCTCGGCGTCGCCCTGGTGACTGGGGCATCCACCGGCATCGGGTATGCAACCGCCGCCGTCCTGCAGAACGCGGGCTTTCGCGTTTTCGGAACCAGTCGCCGTCTCTCTGCCCAGAGGAGCGACGGCGTTTTCATGCTGACTTGCGACGTGACCGACGATACCTCTGTGGCGAAACTGGTTGATGACGTACTGGCAGAGGCCGGGCGCATCGATCTTCTTGTCAATAATGCTGGCATGGGCCTGCTTGGTGGCGCGGAGGAGTCCTCAATGACCCAGGCTAAGTCGCTATTCGATGTGAACGTCTTCGGCGTTTTCCGCGTGACCAACGCGGTGTTGCCGGCAATGCGACGCCAAGGGAAGGGCAGGATCGTTAATTTGAGCTCGGTACAGGGGTTCATCCCCGCACCTTATTTCGCGCTCTACTCGTCGACCAAACATGCCATCGAGGGTTATTCCGAGTCGCTCGATCACGAATTGCGCGCCTTCGGCATTCGCGTTTCGTTGGTGGAGCCCGCCTATACCCGGACGTCATTCGAAGACAATCTCGCCAAGCCGGATCAGTTGCTTGATATCTATGACTCTGCGCGCGCTGGCATGAATGTAATCGTGGGGAAAGCGATGGAAAAAGGCGACGCCCCCGACGTGGTGGCCAAGACCGTTTTGGCGGCTGCGACCGATGCCGCTCCGAAGAGGCGCTATGCGGCCGGGAAAATGGCACGCCAGGTCAGTTTTCTGCGCCGTTTCGTCCCCGCATTGGCATTCGACAAGAGCCTGCGAAAGCAGCTCGGTCTGCCGGTCTGA
- the iolG gene encoding inositol 2-dehydrogenase: protein MLKVGLLGAGRIGNVHAKAMTSNPGSALVAVADVNTDAAAKLAAQYGAEARSSLNIINDPAIDAVLIATSTDTHSDLIEAATKAGKAVLCEKPVDLSLERARACQIAAAATGKPVMIGFNRRFDPNFAALKTAADRGEIGKTELLSITSFDPAPPPVSYIRVSGGLFRDMMIHDFDMACWIFGGAPETVTAIGSSIVDADIGAAGDVDTAAVTLKFADGRIAVIKNSRRAVYGYDQRIELLGSEGLLAAGNILENTLTKATKDGVTGAKPEFFFLERYMRAYSIEWNAFVEAITSGSALPVSLDDGVKALAVAEAATRSLATGQTVRLADIF, encoded by the coding sequence ATGCTGAAAGTTGGTCTTCTCGGTGCAGGGCGGATTGGTAACGTCCACGCCAAAGCGATGACGTCCAATCCCGGAAGCGCGCTGGTCGCGGTCGCGGATGTCAACACGGACGCCGCCGCAAAGCTCGCGGCCCAATACGGAGCCGAGGCCCGTTCCAGCCTCAACATCATCAACGATCCCGCCATCGACGCCGTGCTTATAGCGACATCGACGGACACCCATTCGGACCTGATAGAGGCAGCGACGAAGGCCGGCAAGGCAGTGCTGTGCGAGAAGCCTGTCGATCTCAGCCTCGAACGGGCACGCGCATGCCAGATCGCAGCTGCTGCAACGGGCAAACCCGTGATGATCGGTTTCAACCGCCGCTTCGATCCAAACTTCGCGGCTCTCAAGACTGCCGCCGACCGGGGCGAGATCGGCAAGACGGAACTGCTGTCGATCACCTCCTTCGATCCTGCACCGCCTCCGGTGTCCTACATAAGGGTCTCTGGCGGGTTGTTCCGGGACATGATGATCCACGACTTCGACATGGCATGCTGGATCTTCGGTGGAGCGCCTGAGACTGTCACGGCCATCGGAAGTTCGATCGTCGATGCTGATATCGGCGCCGCCGGTGACGTCGATACCGCCGCCGTCACGCTCAAGTTCGCCGATGGCCGCATCGCCGTCATCAAGAACAGCCGGCGAGCCGTCTACGGCTACGATCAGCGTATTGAGTTGTTGGGCTCGGAGGGGCTGCTGGCAGCCGGCAACATCCTGGAGAATACCTTGACCAAGGCCACCAAGGATGGAGTGACAGGCGCCAAGCCGGAATTCTTCTTCCTCGAACGCTACATGCGCGCATATTCCATCGAATGGAACGCATTCGTCGAAGCCATTACGTCCGGATCAGCGCTGCCAGTTTCGCTTGATGACGGCGTCAAAGCGCTCGCTGTCGCGGAGGCGGCGACACGCTCCCTGGCAACCGGACAAACCGTTCGCCTTGCCGACATATTCTGA
- a CDS encoding TIM barrel protein yields the protein MTEEHAHPGPFTLAVCAEMVFRSLPVTERLKRIAELGFVAEIWDWTKHDIPALARSGATFSSMTGYITGTLADDEGADELIRTARLSIPVAKELGCPRLNLHGTGLDGQGLPVVKSEGVTGAMWLKARDTLNRIADLGEEEGVTFVLENLNEAVDHPKTPFAKAADTIALVSAIDRPSLKLNLDLYHAQIGEGNLIELCRQALPFIGEIQVADVPGRKEPGTGEINYPAIARALDAMGYAGVIGLEAWPSEDDELALSRFRQAFTL from the coding sequence ATGACGGAAGAACACGCACATCCAGGGCCTTTCACGCTGGCAGTCTGCGCGGAAATGGTTTTCCGCTCCCTGCCGGTCACGGAGCGACTGAAGCGGATTGCAGAGCTTGGGTTTGTCGCCGAGATCTGGGACTGGACCAAGCATGACATTCCTGCGCTTGCCCGGTCCGGCGCGACGTTCTCGTCGATGACGGGGTACATCACCGGCACGCTCGCGGACGATGAGGGCGCCGATGAGCTGATCAGGACGGCGCGCCTGTCTATCCCTGTTGCAAAGGAACTCGGTTGCCCCAGGCTCAATCTGCACGGGACAGGCCTCGACGGACAGGGGCTGCCGGTGGTCAAGTCGGAAGGCGTCACTGGCGCCATGTGGCTAAAGGCGAGAGATACGCTCAACCGCATCGCGGATCTTGGCGAAGAAGAGGGAGTGACTTTCGTTCTCGAAAACCTGAACGAAGCGGTCGATCATCCGAAGACGCCCTTCGCCAAGGCGGCCGACACGATCGCACTGGTTTCAGCCATCGACCGGCCATCGCTGAAGCTCAACCTCGATCTCTATCACGCACAGATCGGGGAAGGGAATCTCATCGAGCTTTGCCGTCAGGCGCTTCCGTTCATCGGTGAAATCCAGGTGGCGGATGTGCCCGGCCGCAAGGAACCCGGCACCGGGGAGATCAATTATCCTGCCATCGCCCGTGCTCTCGATGCCATGGGCTACGCCGGCGTCATCGGTTTAGAAGCCTGGCCATCCGAAGACGACGAGCTGGCGCTGAGCCGTTTCCGCCAGGCGTTCACCCTCTAA
- a CDS encoding ATP-binding cassette domain-containing protein: MADMKSNSAAAIIEAKDIVKHYGSVIALSGISMKVLQGEVLCLLGDNGAGKSTLIKTLSGVVKPSGGELLVEGKPVTFSSPRDALDAGIATVYQDLAMIPLMSVTRNFFMGREPRKGIPPFRYIDFKHCDAVTREEMHKIGIDVRDPNQAVGTLSGGERQCVAIARAVYFGAKVLILDEPTSALGVAQTSMVLKYINHVQQKGLGVIFITHNVRHAFAVGNRFTILNRGKTLGTYAKSEISIDELQNMMAGGKELQALSNELGGTI, translated from the coding sequence ATGGCTGACATGAAATCCAATTCCGCAGCCGCGATCATCGAGGCCAAGGACATCGTGAAGCACTATGGCTCGGTCATCGCGCTGTCGGGAATCTCGATGAAGGTGCTGCAGGGCGAAGTCCTTTGCCTGCTCGGCGACAATGGCGCCGGCAAGTCGACGCTGATCAAGACGCTGTCCGGCGTGGTCAAACCGTCCGGTGGCGAACTGCTCGTCGAAGGAAAGCCTGTCACGTTCTCCAGCCCGCGTGACGCGCTCGATGCCGGCATTGCAACCGTCTACCAGGATCTGGCCATGATCCCGCTGATGTCCGTGACGCGCAACTTCTTCATGGGGCGTGAGCCGCGCAAGGGGATCCCGCCCTTCCGCTACATCGACTTCAAGCATTGCGATGCCGTGACCCGGGAGGAGATGCACAAGATCGGGATCGATGTCCGTGATCCGAACCAGGCAGTCGGAACCCTGTCGGGCGGCGAACGGCAATGCGTGGCGATCGCCCGTGCAGTCTATTTCGGGGCGAAGGTTCTCATCCTCGACGAGCCGACATCTGCGCTGGGCGTGGCACAGACGTCCATGGTTCTCAAATACATCAACCATGTGCAGCAGAAGGGACTTGGGGTTATTTTCATCACGCACAATGTGCGCCACGCCTTCGCCGTCGGCAATCGCTTCACCATCCTAAATCGGGGCAAGACGCTGGGCACCTATGCCAAGAGCGAGATTTCCATCGACGAGCTTCAAAACATGATGGCCGGCGGCAAGGAGTTGCAGGCGCTCTCCAACGAGCTCGGCGGCACCATCTAA
- a CDS encoding sugar ABC transporter substrate-binding protein: protein MKSLIKKLALGVSIVAAVAGAGSLASAKDIKIIAVTHGQANDPFWSVVKNGVTAGAMDAGVQVDYRAPETFDMVAMSQLIDAAVNQKPDGLIVSIPDASALGPSIEKAVAAGIPVISINSGSDVSKQLGALLHVGQDEYGAGKAAGEKLKEMGGKTGICINQEVGNVSLDLRCKGFSDGFGGTVTVLPVSNDPAEVEAKVTAALSANDAVDTIMALGASTAGEPALAAVKDVGKTGKVSVATFDLSADFLKAVAAGEAAFAIDQQQFLQGYLSTVFLANNAKYGLIPGGNVPSGPNLITKDKAAQVVELSAQGIR, encoded by the coding sequence ATGAAATCGCTTATTAAGAAGCTTGCGCTCGGTGTTTCGATCGTTGCAGCTGTTGCGGGTGCCGGAAGCCTGGCGTCCGCAAAAGACATCAAGATCATTGCTGTGACACATGGCCAGGCGAACGACCCCTTCTGGTCGGTGGTCAAGAATGGTGTGACAGCCGGTGCGATGGATGCCGGCGTCCAGGTTGATTATCGCGCGCCCGAAACGTTCGATATGGTGGCCATGAGCCAGCTGATCGACGCTGCGGTCAACCAGAAGCCCGATGGTCTGATCGTGTCGATCCCGGATGCTTCGGCTCTCGGACCGTCGATCGAAAAAGCCGTTGCTGCTGGTATTCCGGTGATCTCGATCAACTCCGGCTCCGATGTATCGAAGCAACTCGGCGCTCTGCTGCATGTCGGCCAGGACGAGTACGGTGCGGGTAAAGCTGCCGGAGAGAAGCTGAAGGAGATGGGCGGCAAGACCGGCATCTGCATCAACCAGGAAGTCGGCAACGTCTCGCTCGACCTGCGCTGCAAGGGCTTCTCGGATGGGTTTGGCGGCACTGTCACTGTCCTTCCCGTGTCCAACGATCCGGCGGAAGTCGAAGCCAAGGTCACAGCGGCTCTGAGCGCGAACGATGCGGTCGACACCATCATGGCGTTGGGTGCAAGCACTGCCGGCGAGCCCGCTCTCGCAGCCGTCAAGGACGTTGGCAAGACAGGCAAGGTCAGTGTGGCGACCTTCGATCTTTCTGCCGATTTCCTGAAAGCAGTCGCTGCGGGCGAAGCCGCGTTTGCCATCGATCAGCAGCAGTTCCTGCAGGGTTACTTGTCGACGGTCTTCCTGGCCAACAACGCGAAATACGGCCTCATCCCGGGTGGCAACGTACCCTCGGGTCCGAACCTGATCACCAAGGATAAGGCCGCTCAGGTCGTCGAGCTGTCCGCACAGGGTATCCGTTGA